A genomic window from Ischnura elegans chromosome 10, ioIscEleg1.1, whole genome shotgun sequence includes:
- the LOC124166696 gene encoding uncharacterized protein LOC124166696, with amino-acid sequence MEDNKMVRLTREETKLLVDIINKRREVLESKKTDALSNAKKARAWLDVQDEFNSNEFVRKRTAKQLRKSWDNLKMRKRKELANERQERMKTGGGPMPSTSREDFPPEMEIAVPSVSYSPPNAGDCDAFAVPSVSPVGRDGSPECLLPHNISEISDLEGRPIEEAYTPRIQGAGTSSSSKRARFTREAAIEKEMEARLEHMASYNEKEDAIQRIRKREAEIACAIKEQELANAKAAGKIIQMEEEFKRRIQKTQLQTEEAKLKRVLSDTPL; translated from the exons atggagGACAACAAGATGGTCCGACTTacaagggaagagacgaagttgttgGTTGACATCATCAATAAGCGTCGGGAGGTTTTGGAgagcaagaagacggatgcattatCGAATGCAAAGAAGGCGAGAGCCTGGTTGGATGTGCAGgacgaatttaattcgaatgaattTGTCCGGAAG CGCACCGCCAAGCAATTGAGGAAGAGTTGGGATAATCTCAAGATGAGAAAGCGGAAAGAGCTGGCTAATGAAAGGCAGGAGAGGATGAAGACTGGTGGCGGGCCAATGCCGTCCACCAGCAGGGAGGATTTCCCTCCCGAAATGGAAATAGCCGTGCCGTCAGTCTCCTATTCACCGCCGAATGCTGGGGACTGTGATGCGTTCGCGGTCCCTAGCGTTTCTCCGGTGGGTAGGGATGGGTCCCCGGAGTGTTTGCTTCCTCACAATATTTCTGAAATATCAG ATTTGGAAGGAAGACCTATAGAGGAAGCATACACTCCGAGGATCCAAGGTGCAGGGACCTCTTCCAGTTCAAAAAGGGCACGATTTACCAGGGAAGCGGCCATTGAGAAGGAGATGGAAGCTAGGCTGGAGCACATGGCATCTTATAATGAAAAGGAGGATGCCATCCAGCGGATCCGGAAGAGAGAAGCAGAGATTGCATGTGCAATCAAGGAGCAGGAGCTAGCCAATGCCAAGGCTGCTGGAAAAATCATCCAGatggaggaggaatttaagaGGCGTATCCAAAAAACACAGCTTCAAACTGAGGAGGCGAAGTTGAAGCGTGTG CTTTCAGATACGCCTCTATGA